Proteins found in one Triticum urartu cultivar G1812 chromosome 4, Tu2.1, whole genome shotgun sequence genomic segment:
- the LOC125552747 gene encoding protein SULFUR DEFICIENCY-INDUCED 2-like: MVQAGLAQPAPSTGAPAMAAAAAAVHVALKIPSGGGPYARAKHYQLVEKDLDASIAWFWKAIETGDKVDSALKDMAVVMKQRGYLDDAVDAIRSLRHLCPGKQSQESLDNILLDLYKASGRTKEEIELLKHKLRRIYHGQAFPAGKATKRARSHGRKIHVSVQQETSRVLGNLAWAYMQQRNFMAAEAVYRKAQMVEPDANKACNLALCLMEQGRLGDAEGVLADVVAGAFRDGREREHGGGKVVRKAEELLERIRAETGGGGEKEAGEEDGAEADEMAELLDMVARQWAAPYRKSHRRLPVFEEITPFGREQMAC, from the exons ATGGTTCAGGCCGGATTGGCTCAGCCGGCGCCGAGCACGGgggcgccggcgatggcggcagcggcagcggcggtgCACGTCGCGCTCAAGATCCCCTCCGGCGGCGGGCCGTATGCACGGGCCAAGCACTACCAG CTAGTGGAGAAGGACCTGGACGCGTCGATCGCGTGGTTCTGGAAGGCGATCGAGACGGGGGACAAGGTGGACAGCGCGCTCAAGGACATGGCGGTGGTGATGAAGCAGCGCGGCTACCTGGACGACGCCGTGGACGCCATCCGGTCGCTGCGCCACCTCTGCCCGGGGAAGCAGTCGCAGGAGTCCCTGGACAACATCCTGCTCGACCTCTACAAGGCCAGCGGGCGCACCAAGGAGGAGATCGAGCTGCTCAAGCACAAGCTCCGCCGGATCTACCACGGCCAGGCATTCCCCGCCGGCAAGGCCACCAAGCGCGCCCGCTCCCACGGCCGCAAGATCCACGTCTCCGTCCAGCAGGAGACGTCCCGGGTGCTGGGCAACCTCGCCTGGGCCTACATGCAGCAGCGCAACTTCATGGCGGCCGAGGCCGTGTACCGCAAGGCGCAGATGGTGGAGCCCGACGCCAACAAGGCCTGCAACCTCGCGCTGTGCCTCATGGAGCAGGGCCGGCTGGGGGACGCCGAGGGGGTGCTCGCCGACGTGGTCGCCGGCGCGTTCCGcgacgggagggagagggagcaCGGCGGCGGGAAGGTCGTCAGGAAGGCGGAGGAGCTGCTGGAGCGGATCAGGGCGGAgacaggcggcggcggcgagaagGAGGCCGGGGAGGAGGACGGCGCCGAGGCCGACGAGatggcggagcttctggacatGGTGGCCAGGCAGTGGGCCGCGCCGTACCGGAAGAGCCACCGGAGGCTGCCCGTGTTCGAGGAGATCACACCCTTCGGCAGGGAGCAGATGGCTTGCTAG